The Microbacterium sp. Nx66 genome contains a region encoding:
- the trxB gene encoding thioredoxin-disulfide reductase: MRQVIIIGSGPAGFTAAIYAARANLEPLLIASSVEVGGELMNTTEVENYPGFPEGIQGPELMAKFQEQAEKFGTEVLYDDVTELDVAGPVKKVTLGSGATHEAKTIIYATGSAYRKLGIAGEERLSGFGVSWCATCDGFFFRQKTIAVVGGGDSAMEEATFLTRFADKVYVIHRKDSLRASKIMQERAFANEKIEFVWNSEVVEILGDTAVSGVQLRSTEDGSLRDLPLDGLFIAIGNDPRTHLVHEKLELTPEGTIWVDGRSSRTSVPGVFAAGDVIDPTYRQAITAAGTGTIAALDAEHFLADLEDASVEVPAAEAAEVITA; encoded by the coding sequence ATGCGTCAGGTCATCATCATCGGCTCCGGCCCCGCCGGATTCACGGCTGCCATCTACGCGGCGCGCGCGAACCTGGAGCCGCTCCTCATCGCGAGTTCCGTCGAGGTCGGCGGCGAGCTCATGAACACGACCGAGGTGGAGAACTACCCCGGCTTCCCGGAGGGCATCCAGGGCCCTGAGCTCATGGCGAAGTTCCAGGAGCAGGCCGAGAAGTTCGGCACCGAGGTGCTCTACGACGACGTCACGGAGCTCGATGTCGCCGGTCCCGTCAAGAAGGTCACCCTCGGTTCGGGTGCCACCCACGAGGCCAAGACGATCATCTACGCCACCGGTTCGGCCTACCGCAAGCTCGGGATCGCGGGCGAGGAGCGTCTCTCCGGTTTCGGCGTCTCCTGGTGCGCCACCTGCGACGGCTTCTTCTTCCGTCAGAAGACCATCGCGGTCGTCGGCGGCGGCGACTCGGCGATGGAGGAGGCCACCTTCCTCACGCGTTTCGCGGACAAGGTGTACGTCATCCACCGCAAGGACTCCCTCCGCGCCTCGAAGATCATGCAGGAGCGCGCCTTCGCGAACGAGAAGATCGAGTTCGTGTGGAACAGCGAGGTCGTCGAGATCCTGGGCGACACCGCCGTCTCCGGCGTGCAGCTGCGTTCCACGGAGGACGGGTCGCTGCGCGACCTCCCTCTCGACGGCCTGTTCATCGCGATCGGCAACGACCCGCGCACGCACCTCGTGCACGAGAAGCTCGAGCTCACGCCCGAAGGGACGATCTGGGTCGACGGACGCTCCTCGCGGACGTCGGTCCCCGGTGTCTTCGCCGCCGGTGACGTGATCGACCCCACCTACCGCCAGGCCATCACCGCCGCCGGGACGGGCACGATCGCGGCTCTCGACGCCGAGCACTTCCTCGCCGACCTCGAGGACGCGTCCGTCGAGGTCCCCGCGGCCGAGGCCGCCGAGGTCATCACGGCCTGA